A single window of Gossypium arboreum isolate Shixiya-1 chromosome 13, ASM2569848v2, whole genome shotgun sequence DNA harbors:
- the LOC128286816 gene encoding uncharacterized protein LOC128286816, producing MTKLRAMFARLSLASDGCLLAKLQVRPTLAQQTKEKQPLDGDLLKRIPQVEHGVKEDFDVDAKGILNFCGRLCVPQDEDLRQVILIEAHSSPYTIHPCRGKMYHDLRKIYWWLGLKRDVMDFVARCLACQKVKAEHHFPSSFPLTPLKKDSIWVKVDQFSKNVHFLAVRTNYSLYKLADLYIAKIVRLHGVPISIISDRDSHFISRF from the exons ATGACGAAGTTGAGAGCTATGTTTGCGCGCTTGAGTTTGGCTAGTGATGGTTGTTTGTTAGCTAAACTTCAAGTGAGGCCGACTTTGGCTCAACAAACTAAGGAGAAGCAACCTTTAGATGGAGATTTGTTGAAGAGGATTCCTCAAGTTGAGCATGGTGTTAAGGAAGATTTTGATGTTGATGCAAAAGGTATCTTGAATTTCTGTGGTAGATTGTGTGTGCCACAAGATGAGGATTTAAGACAAGTGATCCTTAttgaggcacatagtagcccttacACTATACATCCCTGTAGAGGGAAAATGTACCATGATCTTCGTAAGATTTATTGGTGGCTTGGGTTGAAGCGTGATGTTATGGATTTTGTGGCTCGATGTTTGGCTTGTCAaaaggtgaaagctgaacatcactTTCCTTCGA gttttCCACTGACTCCATTGAAGAAGGATTCTATTTGGGTTAAAGTAGATCAATTTTCGAAGAATGTGCATTTCTTGGCAGTGCGTACCAATTATTCTTTGTATAAGTTAGCAGATTTGTACATTGCAAAGATTGTACGTCTTCATGGTGTTCCGATATCTATCATCTCTGATAGAGATTCACATTTTATATCAAGGTTTTGA